A window of Haliscomenobacter hydrossis DSM 1100 contains these coding sequences:
- a CDS encoding BlaI/MecI/CopY family transcriptional regulator has product MKKLNEKEEQIMQIIWRMGKAFVREIMEELNEPQVPVTTVSSLVRKLESEGWLDHESFGKTHRYYPLISMEDYRKASMSSMKEHYFAGSTTQLLSYFLREEKTDLSEIERLLEEIKKAESK; this is encoded by the coding sequence ATGAAGAAATTGAACGAAAAAGAAGAACAGATCATGCAGATCATTTGGCGGATGGGGAAGGCCTTTGTCCGTGAGATCATGGAGGAGTTAAACGAGCCTCAGGTTCCGGTCACTACGGTTTCTTCGTTGGTACGCAAACTGGAGAGCGAAGGCTGGTTGGATCACGAATCTTTTGGTAAAACCCACCGGTATTACCCCTTGATCAGCATGGAAGATTACCGCAAAGCCAGCATGAGTTCCATGAAGGAACACTACTTTGCGGGATCAACTACCCAGCTCTTGTCCTATTTTCTGCGGGAAGAAAAAACGGATTTGAGCGAAATTGAACGTTTGTTGGAAGAAATCAAAAAAGCTGAATCCAAGTAA